The nucleotide window CAAAGACCAGAGCGGCGCGCGGCTGTCTGAATCAAAGCAGGTTGCCCGCTACGTCAAGAGCTATTGCCGTGTGGACTATGTTGGCCGCTTGGCCGGCCAAGTGGCCGGTTTCCAGAAAAATAATTCCCAGCGGGTGTTGGTCACGCATACCGCCGACATCATGCAACCCGATCCGGAGCAGGCCTGCCCCACATTGCTGGAACTGTTTGAAAACATCTTTGGTGACCGGGACGGTGAGCAATTGAACCAAATCGAACACTTCTTTGCCTGGTGGCAGCATGCCCTGAAAGTCCTGCATTCGCGCCGTGGAGGCAATGGCCAGAACGGGCTGGCCATCGTGTTGGCTGGCGGCACCGGATGCGGCAAGACGCTAACCACAAAGCTTATCCGCGAAACCTTTGGCGGGCGCGAATGCAAGCCGTTTAGTTTTATGATCGGGCTGGAGCGGTTCAACAAGGAATGCAAGGAGTCGGAAGCTTGGATCATCGATGATGAACAGAGCGCCATCGATGCCAAGAGCCGGTCCGCGTTTTCCGCCAGCATCAAGGCCGTGGTGGCCGATCCGGCCTACCGTGTCCGTGCCATCCAGAAAGATGGGGAAGTCCTGGAGTTTTTCCGCCGCTTGGTCATCTGCACCAATCTGGAGGATGATCGGCTCCAGTCGCTGCCATCGATCAAGAATGACATTGCCGATAAGATCAGCCTTTTCCTGTGCCACTCGAAACCGATGCCTATGTCCGCGGACACCAAGGAAGAGCAAGACCTGTTTAGGGATACGCTCTTTGAAGAGTTGCCGGGGTTCGTGAATTGGCTGTTGAACGTCTGGGAGCCGAAAGACAAGAGCGTCCTGGGGGGTCGTTTCGGTGTCCGCCATTACCACCACCCCGATTTATGCCGCGACCTGTTCGAGGTGTCCAAGGATCAAATCCTATGGGATCACATACAGAAAGTGCTGTTCCGCTCGGATGATGAGTTTGCCAACTGGTGGTGGGATGGATCGACAACCAAGCTACGCGAGCTGCTGGTGTCCGATGAGTCGCCACTCTCCAAGGCCGAACGGGGCTATGTCCCGCAATCCAACCATCTTGGCCGCTCCATCTCCACCATTTCCAATCAGTTCCCGGAACAGCTTTGGAAACATCAGGTGGAAGGCAAAGACCGCTGGCTGATCGTGAAGCCGGGCAAGACCGTGGCTGAATACCGCGAGCTTCAGAACGTGAACCGGTCATACAAAACCTAAGCTGCCACACCCTCCAGCCAAGCCCCGCCATGTGGTTCCGTTTTGTTTAACGGGAGCCGCACCCCTGCTATTCATGGATGCAATTTGCCGGATTGGTGTCCAATTAGAAGGGGGTAAAGCTAGTAAAGCTAGTATATTCATACATTACATACGCGCACACACGCGCTATATATGGACGCGCGCGGGCGCGGTATTAGATGCGCGCGCATGCGTATGTGTATGGAGTATTCGTTTTTACCGGCTTTACTACCTTTACCCCCTTTTCGGGATCGGCTGCACGTCTTGCCCTGGAGCTGGCCAGACTGATCCAGATGTTTTAGGTT belongs to Pontiella desulfatans and includes:
- a CDS encoding DUF5906 domain-containing protein, which encodes MSDTPAKEFDPTQNVDLGNNPVEAKKKEGAALLEKHGLANRFYFDPGNRGSYWHRTADGEWIGEPSREFEEMLCDVYNISTGRNDKDQSGARLSESKQVARYVKSYCRVDYVGRLAGQVAGFQKNNSQRVLVTHTADIMQPDPEQACPTLLELFENIFGDRDGEQLNQIEHFFAWWQHALKVLHSRRGGNGQNGLAIVLAGGTGCGKTLTTKLIRETFGGRECKPFSFMIGLERFNKECKESEAWIIDDEQSAIDAKSRSAFSASIKAVVADPAYRVRAIQKDGEVLEFFRRLVICTNLEDDRLQSLPSIKNDIADKISLFLCHSKPMPMSADTKEEQDLFRDTLFEELPGFVNWLLNVWEPKDKSVLGGRFGVRHYHHPDLCRDLFEVSKDQILWDHIQKVLFRSDDEFANWWWDGSTTKLRELLVSDESPLSKAERGYVPQSNHLGRSISTISNQFPEQLWKHQVEGKDRWLIVKPGKTVAEYRELQNVNRSYKT